From the Ancylothrix sp. D3o genome, one window contains:
- a CDS encoding NAD(P)/FAD-dependent oxidoreductase, whose product MTEILDVAVIGAGISGLVSASLLRHCGYSVAVIEKSRGVGGRLATRRIGDTIADHGARYLEPKGDLLQGLIHELSEHRIIEPWTNTTYLCDPTTASLSPTTSNDWTIYYAAPTGMNAIGKFLASGLEIFKSQRLVAMTPTAEETWQLSLEIAGTPEPTSQTLQAKAVVLAIPAPQAVPLIEPNKSFFSLDFFESLCYAEYDPCLSVMAGYPPTRNIDLNQRATAWRSVSFPENYDLAWAGWDSSKRQLSEKPLFVFHSSAEYAEKYLDEADLQPAATHLLNLAGKSLISWLNAPEWVQIQRWRYAFVRRPIPQNCLISAKPVPVVCCGDWCAGGQIEVALKSGIAAAGEINTHLQQRSLPGKECWNLIARAYRAN is encoded by the coding sequence ATGACAGAAATTTTAGATGTAGCAGTCATCGGCGCCGGCATCAGCGGTTTAGTTTCCGCTTCATTGTTGCGGCATTGCGGCTATTCTGTAGCAGTTATTGAAAAATCTCGTGGTGTGGGCGGACGACTTGCCACCAGGCGCATCGGGGACACTATAGCAGATCACGGTGCCCGCTACCTCGAACCCAAAGGCGATTTGTTGCAAGGTTTAATTCACGAACTATCCGAACACCGTATCATCGAACCCTGGACAAACACAACTTATCTCTGCGATCCCACCACCGCTTCACTTTCCCCAACCACGTCTAACGACTGGACAATCTATTATGCTGCACCCACCGGCATGAATGCCATCGGCAAATTTTTGGCCAGTGGCTTAGAGATTTTCAAAAGCCAGCGTTTGGTTGCCATGACACCAACCGCTGAGGAAACTTGGCAGCTAAGCCTAGAAATTGCCGGCACCCCAGAACCTACCAGCCAAACCCTACAAGCAAAAGCCGTCGTGCTCGCCATTCCCGCACCCCAAGCCGTTCCCTTAATTGAGCCAAATAAATCTTTTTTTAGTCTTGACTTTTTTGAGAGTTTATGCTACGCAGAATATGACCCCTGTTTAAGTGTCATGGCCGGCTACCCGCCAACCCGCAACATAGATTTAAACCAACGAGCAACCGCATGGCGCAGTGTGAGTTTTCCAGAAAATTATGATTTAGCTTGGGCCGGTTGGGATAGTAGCAAACGCCAGCTATCGGAAAAGCCTCTTTTTGTCTTTCATAGCAGCGCTGAATATGCCGAAAAATATCTTGATGAAGCAGACTTACAGCCGGCTGCTACACATTTATTAAACTTAGCAGGTAAATCTTTAATAAGTTGGTTAAATGCTCCCGAATGGGTGCAAATTCAGCGCTGGCGCTATGCTTTTGTCCGCCGGCCCATTCCCCAAAATTGCCTAATTTCAGCAAAGCCGGTGCCGGTGGTTTGTTGCGGTGACTGGTGTGCCGGTGGGCAAATCGAAGTTGCTTTAAAATCAGGGATCGCCGCCGCAGGAGAGATAAATACTCACCTACAGCAGCGATCACTACCCGGTAAAGAGTGCTGGAATCTTATTGCACGCGCCTACCGAGCAAACTAA